The sequence below is a genomic window from Uranotaenia lowii strain MFRU-FL chromosome 2, ASM2978415v1, whole genome shotgun sequence.
AACCGAAAACTGGAATCCAATCTAGTCATCAGTAAACACCACCATCAACAGGCATGGCCCGAATCGCCGACGACAGTGACTTTGACGCGCTGAAGCGACTGGTGGACGACCATCGGGGCTGGACCCTGGAGCTGGCCAAATCCGATACCCAGGTCTACACTCGGCAGGTCGACGGCTGTAacttcaaaatggtcaaaatccaCACCGAGTTCCTGGACGTGACGGCCGATACGCTGTTCGATGTGCTGCACGATCCCGACTATCGGAAGGTTTGGGACTCGCACATGCTGGCCAGCGAGGAAATTGGCATCCTCAATGTGAACAACGATGTCGGATATTATGCCAGTGAGTACCTATGCTTACTTTCTGTTTTCGTGTGTTTGATTTTAGTTGTACTATTTGGGGTAAGGTCAACTGCAGAGCTTATACCTTTTTTTGtcataccgataattccacctctaAGGGAGTTGATTATTGGGGTAgggtctgatttgtgggtgcatAATAAGCTAAAGAGTGGAATGACAAAGCTTGATACTCTTTCGCTGTATAAGTTGCCCAGCCTACTTTTTCCAATTAATTGGTCATATGGAGAAAATCTCTGACAAAGATTCGTATatgctttcaatttttcatataaagaaaattttcatccctCCTAGAATAAtcaataaattgaattattCGTTGTGTTGATATCCTCATTCGAGTCCGAGATTGAATCTCTTAACTGTTGCTCCCGGCCAATACTGAAACCCAAGACAAAGGATTTGAATATTCAACAGCCCCTTTCAATGGGAACCCAATCAACTGATATGAAGCGTCGTTCGATTCCAAGTGGGTGATTGTTTTATAGTCGCCCATAAAAAAGGAATCATCGGGGAACAATCGGAAGACGGTTGTGAATGGAATCGATAGCACGTCCTAGGTACCTGGTATGTATTCATTAAGGCGCGTGTTTCCATAGCATCGCACGGTATGTTCCTACCATGCGACGATTTAATTCACGCTTCAACAAATTGTCCATCGACACGTGATGAAGGCAGCCGCCATGTCTGCTGCTTCCGGTGGAGAAACATGCTGAAGCATCCATGGAGAAAGTCACCGATCCATGTGGAGCATAACGCCTTTATTTCTTTTTGCTTACCACCCACTTCACCCCAGCAATCCAGCTGCTTGCTTACACAAGCTCAAGCCGGTCTAATTTCCGTGTCGCGTTTCAGCGCACAGGTGAGGAAATCTGATTACCGAACGAAGATAAACACACTCGTAAAAGGTAACGTTTCTGACTTATTGACACCAGCCAACGCATTCATCGGAAGCTTGGCTCTGCCATGTCCGGATGTCCTAATGTCggcgtttgtttgtttgtttgtgtagGTGCGAATTTATGGTGCGCGCAAGTGAGATTTTCCCTGCCGGCTATCCGGTATGCCAACAACAACGGGAAAATAATAAGGGGTAACTCATTCGCGAAAACAAAGCATCGTATCGGAAATACACATATGTACCTGTGTATCTTGATTGAATGGGACATGGAGTTGATCAGGGATATGCAATCGTCGTGCATCTATCGAGCACGTTAAAGGTTGGGTTTATTTTCCTTCTATTTGATTGCCAACTCAACAGGTTGCTGCTATTGATTGAAACTCGAACTTTTATTGGCTCATTATACTTCACGAGCAATCGGTTCAGGAGCAGAAACTCTAATCCTTGGTTTTCCACCTGAAAGTCGAATCTGTTTTCTTTTTCTGCTGCCAGCAAGATAAGATTTCAGTGGAATGTAACCGCATGTTGAATAATATGGAGATGAAATTGAGGTGAGAGCTGagattttttattggttttatatCGAGTTCTGGAAGTCACAGGGGTAAAATAAATTCTTATGGTTCCATGCATAAGAGGCAAACTTAAGGTccgttttttatatttgtgtCCCTCAGAACCAAAGAGgtatgaatgaaaaaattgtcgattttgagttaataacgCAAAACAATTGATCATATTTCAAGCTATATTcgttgattttttcagattttttgaattttatttacatacccgatcagaagagaaaaacaaaattatatcaagattagatgtttggatatttaattttttcctatcaaaatgagatataattcagtactcgtaggatgttaaagtATCTCAAATCATAACAAAAGTTCATGAAAGcataactaaattatatcacccCTTGATAGCATTTTATTAAGATTATATCTCAATCAGATAGAATTTAGAccataaaagaagaaaaaagattGTCTTTCATGCAAGCTTGTGTGCACTGTATGTCATAGCCAGGAGATTCGAACCTCGACCTGcagcccaagtaacacagatcaaacTAGCTAGcatttggatgttttattatgggtTTATTATGGCTTTTATGTGcggctcgttttatggcggtttaattatggtcatgcaaaatgcttatattcttgaatcgaccatctgttttcagatagttttggaaacgctcataaatcattcattaaacatactgttttagttatttagaaagagttaggaaactataataaaacacaaacttagaagtttgctccaagctttcttttgcatgttctataatagcactcagtgcctgattgtcaaaccgccataaaacttagtgacagttctcgatcaagatgtcaaaacaggacaggccgctcagattagatagcacataatTGAAttagaattcccatttttacacatttttgataagttctgtgtgtggattttgagttgaaataaaaaaaaatataaaaatctatgaaaactttgaattagcggaagtggaatgaataactctacaatatgagtacaTATTGAGGTAAAGGATTCAAATAGGAGGAAAAAACTTGTTGCTTAACGCCatcggcggcttccgcttttattttcaaaactgtaaattactgaaaatatcatgaaaccttcttaatattgttattaggtgaaagtaataaactagtagaagttgaatttcgttgtccgtcgccatcttcaattccaatatggcggctaccactcaacttgaaaatgcagtaaatgactgaaaattgcctcaaacccttacaatatgggtattagttgaaagagatgaaccagtaaaagtcgaatttcgttatttgacgccatccaaattcaagatggcggtttaagcacatgtgcctaaatcgaACAAATAACAGacccttatagttttcgctggaataggaccaatacaatttagacataacaGCATGATAGACATAGTATAATGACATAActagcaaatatggcaaaaaaaaacaaaactatcaaCAAAACACGAAAAATGCTAAATGCAtcgaaaacatgataaaaaaatgtagtactaagtaaaaacaaagttggGAAATAAAATCGTT
It includes:
- the LOC129749389 gene encoding START domain-containing protein 10-like, whose translation is MARIADDSDFDALKRLVDDHRGWTLELAKSDTQVYTRQVDGCNFKMVKIHTEFLDVTADTLFDVLHDPDYRKVWDSHMLASEEIGILNVNNDVGYYANWYGRPRDVCRLGNAFIVTHARHSIHYPRDLETCAG